One genomic region from Magallana gigas chromosome 3, xbMagGiga1.1, whole genome shotgun sequence encodes:
- the LOC105319138 gene encoding cytochrome b-245 light chain, with protein MRQIEWSMWANEQAIISSSVVLFGGIIGITGFFRAWEIGIYAVVVAVLVFVIEYPRGKRAKGRTTERKFQHPFTRFVNRIGFLGRNYFVRFLFHLILCAPLCFILATIMGGLCLFVTSMIYLVAAFKGEQWSPVGLEEKPVEDNKKELKSFRQPKKPPPRAPPQGIEDNHI; from the exons ATGCGGCAGATAGAATGGTCAATGTGGGCCAATGAACAGGCTATTATCAGCTCATCTG ttgtCTTGTTCGGTGGAATAATTGGCATCACTGGCTTCTTCAGAGCCTGGGAGATTGGAATATATGCTGT AGTAGTAGCTGTTCTTGTGTTTGTGATTGAATATCCTAGAGGCAAAAGAGCTAAAGGAAGAACTACAGAGCGCAA ATTCCAACATCCATTTACCAGATTTGTAAATCGTATTGGCTTTCTTGGGAGGAACTACTTTGTTAGATTCCTATTTCACCTGAT ATTGTGTGCTCCATTATGCTTCATCCTTGCTACCATTATGGGAGGACTTTGTCTGTTTGTTACCAGTATGATATATCTCGTT GCAGCATTTAAGGGAGAGCAGTGGAGTCCAGTAGGCCTGGAGGAGAAACCAGTTGAGGATAACAAAAAGGAACTCAAGTCCTTCCGTCAACCAAAGAAACCCCCACCCCGTGCGCCTCCCCAGGGGATAGAGGATAACCACATCTAA